In one window of Posidoniimonas corsicana DNA:
- a CDS encoding ExbD/TolR family protein, which yields MRTSWRPATHSQPTLGASMTPMIDVVFLLLIFFVCTASFQPVEALLPGDLLISGAGSIDAPPEEQPQLERVVIHAKLVGDAVAWRVNEADCPTDQRLRDLLAQLAGIDSSLPVVIDPDRRVQLGRVIDGFDAARSAGFTDVKFAASVD from the coding sequence ATGCGAACCTCCTGGCGCCCCGCCACGCACAGCCAGCCCACGCTCGGCGCGTCGATGACGCCGATGATCGACGTCGTGTTCCTGCTGCTGATCTTCTTCGTGTGCACCGCCAGCTTCCAGCCGGTCGAGGCCCTGCTGCCCGGCGACCTGCTGATCTCCGGCGCCGGCAGCATTGACGCGCCGCCGGAAGAGCAGCCCCAGTTGGAGCGGGTCGTGATCCACGCCAAGCTGGTCGGCGACGCCGTCGCGTGGCGGGTCAACGAGGCCGACTGCCCCACCGACCAACGCCTGCGTGATCTCCTCGCCCAGCTGGCGGGCATCGATTCGTCCCTGCCGGTGGTGATCGATCCCGACCGCCGGGTTCAGCTCGGCCGGGTGATCGACGGGTTCGACGCCGCCCGCTCCGCGGGCTTTACGGATGTCAAGTTCGCGGCCTCGGTGGACTAG
- a CDS encoding ExbD/TolR family protein, with the protein MLRYRRDNETVSMNMTPLIDVVFLLIIFFLVSSHLARQEQQLELDLPDAATGELSTESSARVLTLNLLPTGEVSLAGVPTPIAELTERLGREVERQPSPLEVRLRSDRTVPYGDVEPVLAACAKANVWNIRFAVREERQ; encoded by the coding sequence ATGCTCCGCTACCGCCGCGACAATGAGACGGTCAGCATGAACATGACGCCGCTGATCGACGTTGTGTTCCTCTTGATTATTTTCTTCCTGGTCAGCAGCCACCTAGCCCGGCAGGAGCAGCAGCTCGAGCTCGACCTCCCCGACGCGGCTACCGGCGAGCTGTCGACCGAGTCGTCCGCGCGGGTGCTGACCCTCAACCTGCTGCCCACCGGCGAGGTGTCTCTCGCGGGCGTTCCGACGCCAATCGCCGAGCTGACCGAACGGCTTGGCCGCGAGGTCGAGCGGCAGCCGTCGCCGCTCGAGGTCCGGCTCCGCTCCGACCGCACCGTGCCGTACGGCGACGTAGAGCCGGTGCTGGCCGCGTGCGCCAAGGCGAACGTCTGGAACATCCGCTTCGCCGTCCGCGAGGAGCGCCAGTAG
- the lysS gene encoding lysine--tRNA ligase: MSQDDAPSTDPLVARRQKLAAIAELGIDPWGSRLDDHTPIGDVRSRAGEIRYAFPDGTEVDLPDFSAQDDDFNFRKWKADRNAEQDNARGEVVGPKFRVAGRVVLHRNKGKLHFIDLRDMTGDIQLMVGQKQVGDSWAVVENLDLGDLIAVDGSLVVTNTGELSIAAEKVHFLTKSLEPPPEKHHGLTDPEMRQRMRYVDLAYNDGVMQRFLNRSKIVQSVRNTLADQRFVEVEGPTLHSIAGGAAARPFTTHHNALDIDLFMRIALELHLKRLMVGGIERVYELGRVYRNEGISPKHNPEFTMLEVYQAYGDYRSMMDLTESIIVNAIKAVSTDEKPNYELPWGEESIDFTPPFARKTYDELFEQHAGVDPSNEGAVADLARKIGFDVDGRHPDVVKNEVFEEKVEDALMVPTFVIDYPASICPLTKRKADNPQVAERFELFIRGMEVANAYTELNDPDLQEELFKNQLAGLSEEDSMAKMDDDFIRALRHGMPPAGGLGIGIDRLVMLLTNSQTIRDVILFPLLRPEK, encoded by the coding sequence ATGTCACAGGATGACGCCCCGTCGACCGACCCACTGGTCGCCCGCCGCCAGAAGCTAGCTGCTATCGCCGAATTGGGGATCGACCCCTGGGGCAGCCGACTGGACGACCACACGCCGATCGGCGACGTCCGCAGCCGAGCCGGCGAGATCCGGTACGCGTTCCCCGACGGGACCGAGGTCGACCTGCCGGACTTCTCCGCCCAGGACGACGACTTCAACTTCCGCAAATGGAAGGCCGACCGGAACGCAGAGCAGGACAACGCCCGCGGCGAGGTGGTCGGCCCGAAGTTCCGTGTGGCGGGCCGGGTGGTGCTGCACCGCAACAAGGGCAAGCTGCACTTCATCGACCTGCGGGACATGACTGGCGACATCCAGCTGATGGTCGGCCAGAAGCAGGTGGGCGACAGCTGGGCGGTCGTCGAGAACCTCGACCTGGGCGACCTGATCGCGGTGGACGGTTCGCTGGTGGTCACGAACACGGGCGAGCTGTCGATCGCGGCCGAGAAGGTCCACTTCCTGACCAAGAGCCTGGAGCCGCCGCCCGAGAAGCACCACGGCCTGACCGACCCCGAGATGCGGCAGCGCATGCGGTACGTCGATCTGGCGTACAACGACGGCGTGATGCAGCGATTCCTCAACCGCTCGAAGATCGTGCAGTCGGTCCGCAACACGCTGGCCGACCAGCGGTTCGTGGAGGTCGAGGGGCCTACGCTGCACTCGATCGCCGGCGGCGCCGCCGCGCGTCCGTTCACCACGCACCACAACGCCCTGGACATCGACCTGTTCATGCGGATCGCGCTGGAGCTGCACCTCAAGCGGCTGATGGTGGGCGGCATCGAGCGGGTGTATGAGCTGGGCCGCGTGTACCGCAACGAGGGGATCAGCCCCAAGCACAACCCCGAGTTCACGATGCTCGAGGTGTACCAGGCGTACGGCGACTACCGGTCGATGATGGACCTGACCGAGTCGATCATCGTCAACGCCATCAAGGCCGTGTCGACTGATGAGAAGCCCAACTACGAGCTGCCCTGGGGCGAGGAGTCGATCGACTTCACGCCCCCCTTCGCCCGCAAGACGTACGACGAGCTGTTCGAGCAGCACGCCGGCGTCGACCCGTCGAACGAGGGCGCCGTGGCCGACCTGGCCAGGAAGATCGGCTTCGACGTCGACGGCCGCCACCCGGACGTGGTCAAGAACGAGGTGTTCGAAGAGAAGGTCGAGGACGCGCTGATGGTGCCCACCTTCGTCATCGACTACCCGGCCAGCATCTGCCCGCTCACCAAGCGTAAGGCGGACAACCCGCAGGTGGCCGAGCGGTTCGAGCTGTTCATCCGCGGCATGGAGGTGGCCAACGCCTACACCGAGCTGAACGACCCGGACCTGCAGGAGGAGCTGTTCAAGAACCAGCTGGCGGGCCTGAGCGAGGAGGACAGCATGGCCAAGATGGACGACGACTTCATCCGCGCCCTCCGCCACGGCATGCCCCCGGCCGGCGGCCTGGGCATCGGCATCGACCGGCTGGTGATGTTGCTGACCAACAGCCAGACCATCCGCGACGTGATCTTGTTCCCGCTGTTGCGGCCGGAGAAGTGA
- a CDS encoding type II toxin-antitoxin system RelE/ParE family toxin, with the protein MLRRTARYTEDLHDVWAYIARDNLLAADLVIQQIEARVTPLATYPELGEQQPQFGDEVRRITIGSYLLYYEYHPDVVTVLRVLHAARRIEDLGTQ; encoded by the coding sequence ATGCTGCGGCGGACAGCTCGCTACACAGAAGACCTGCACGACGTGTGGGCATACATCGCCCGCGATAACCTCTTGGCGGCGGATCTAGTGATCCAGCAGATTGAAGCCAGGGTGACGCCGCTAGCAACCTACCCCGAACTTGGAGAGCAGCAGCCCCAGTTTGGCGATGAGGTGCGACGCATCACCATCGGCAGCTACCTGCTCTACTACGAGTACCATCCAGATGTCGTCACGGTACTACGCGTGCTCCACGCTGCGAGACGCATCGAGGATCTCGGCACCCAGTAG
- a CDS encoding ABC transporter permease, whose protein sequence is MYKLLLCWRYLRTRYIALASIISVTLGVATMIVVNAVMAGFSHEMQDRIHGILSDVVFESRNLDGAQDPEQHMARIREVAGEYIAGMSPTAHVPAAMQYYVGGQHRTQQVNLIGIDPKSYATVSDFGQYLQHPENREELDFELKEGGYDVLDHQTDDPTKVQPREDMRRAGWEHRRLMAQYRQPVVAPPSYASEKKEAAEDADAAPLPADPFANSTSSQQSVFDPAKETHTGCVPGISLCSFRNTAGVDQFFCVPGDDVTIMFPSAGQKPEPRSAKLTITDFYESKMQEYDQSFVFLPLDQMQQMRGLVDPITKVANFNSIQIRLKEGVEPAMVRDLLRNSFPEQFYVVSTWQDKQGALLAAVQMETMVLNVLLFLIIAVAGFGILAIFLMIVVEKTRDIGILKSLGASGNGVMGIFLSYGLTLGAVGAGIGVVGGLLFVDQINEIADVLGWLTGTPVFDPSVYYFYKIPAIVEPVTVASVAAGAMLIAVLASVLPAWRAASLHPVQALRWE, encoded by the coding sequence ATGTACAAACTCCTGCTCTGCTGGCGTTACCTCCGCACACGCTACATCGCGTTGGCGTCGATCATCAGCGTGACGCTCGGCGTGGCGACTATGATTGTCGTGAACGCCGTGATGGCCGGCTTCAGCCACGAGATGCAGGACCGCATCCACGGCATCCTCAGCGACGTGGTCTTCGAGAGCCGCAACCTGGACGGCGCCCAGGACCCCGAGCAGCACATGGCCCGCATCCGTGAGGTGGCCGGCGAGTACATCGCCGGCATGAGCCCGACGGCGCACGTGCCGGCCGCCATGCAGTACTACGTCGGCGGGCAGCACCGCACGCAGCAGGTCAACCTGATCGGCATCGACCCCAAGAGCTACGCCACGGTCAGCGACTTCGGCCAGTACCTGCAGCACCCCGAGAACCGCGAAGAGCTGGACTTCGAACTGAAGGAGGGCGGCTACGACGTCCTCGACCACCAGACCGACGACCCCACCAAGGTGCAGCCGCGCGAGGACATGCGCCGCGCCGGCTGGGAGCACCGCCGGCTGATGGCCCAGTACCGCCAGCCGGTCGTGGCGCCGCCATCGTACGCGTCGGAGAAAAAAGAAGCCGCGGAGGACGCCGACGCCGCTCCGCTTCCTGCCGACCCGTTCGCCAACAGCACCAGCAGCCAGCAGAGCGTGTTCGACCCGGCCAAGGAGACCCACACCGGCTGCGTGCCGGGCATCTCGCTCTGCTCGTTCCGCAACACGGCCGGGGTGGACCAGTTCTTCTGCGTGCCGGGCGACGACGTGACCATCATGTTCCCGTCCGCGGGGCAGAAGCCGGAGCCGCGGTCGGCGAAGCTGACGATCACCGACTTCTACGAGAGCAAGATGCAGGAGTACGACCAGTCGTTCGTGTTCCTGCCGCTCGACCAGATGCAGCAGATGCGCGGCCTGGTCGACCCGATCACCAAGGTCGCCAACTTCAATTCGATCCAGATCCGCCTGAAGGAGGGCGTCGAGCCCGCCATGGTGCGGGACCTGCTCCGCAACTCTTTCCCAGAGCAGTTCTACGTGGTCAGCACCTGGCAGGACAAGCAGGGCGCGCTGCTGGCCGCCGTGCAGATGGAAACAATGGTCCTCAACGTGCTGCTGTTCCTGATCATCGCGGTGGCCGGGTTCGGCATCCTGGCGATCTTCCTGATGATTGTCGTCGAGAAGACGCGTGACATCGGCATCCTGAAGAGCCTCGGCGCCAGCGGCAACGGCGTGATGGGCATCTTCCTCAGCTACGGGCTGACGCTCGGCGCCGTGGGCGCGGGGATCGGCGTGGTTGGCGGACTATTGTTTGTCGACCAGATCAACGAGATCGCCGACGTGCTCGGCTGGCTGACCGGCACGCCGGTGTTCGACCCGTCGGTCTACTACTTCTACAAGATCCCGGCGATCGTCGAGCCGGTCACCGTGGCGTCGGTCGCCGCCGGCGCGATGCTGATCGCCGTGCTGGCCAGCGTGCTGCCCGCGTGGCGGGCGGCGTCGCTGCACCCGGTGCAGGCCCTGCGCTGGGAGTAG
- a CDS encoding ABC transporter ATP-binding protein → MPTSSPTLADFLPTADAQAPKPRPASTAPVLLSSHDLYRTYQKGDVKTPVLQGVDFEVRRGEFVAIVGQSGSGKSTLLHLLATLDRPDAGEVRFEGNRIDNLGGDGKNILRNRHIGMIFQAYHLVPELTAIENVLSPAMIRYSTLGYWRNRRQLHQRAEELMETVELSHRLHHKPRELSGGEMQRVAIARSLMSEPRLLLADEPTGNLDQNTGEEILRLLERLNEEQQLTLVLVTHDLRIADRAHRVVSLVDGRVQGGGLAAA, encoded by the coding sequence ATGCCAACCTCCAGCCCGACGCTCGCCGACTTCCTGCCGACTGCCGACGCGCAAGCGCCCAAGCCGCGGCCCGCATCAACCGCGCCGGTGCTGCTCTCCTCGCACGACCTGTACCGCACCTATCAGAAGGGCGACGTCAAGACGCCCGTCCTCCAGGGCGTGGACTTCGAGGTGCGTAGGGGCGAGTTCGTGGCGATCGTCGGCCAGTCCGGCAGCGGCAAGAGCACGCTGCTGCACCTGCTCGCCACGCTCGACCGGCCCGACGCGGGCGAGGTCCGCTTCGAGGGCAACCGCATCGACAACCTCGGCGGCGACGGCAAGAACATCCTCCGCAACCGGCACATCGGCATGATCTTCCAGGCGTACCACCTGGTGCCGGAGCTGACCGCGATCGAGAACGTGCTGTCGCCGGCGATGATCCGCTACAGCACGCTGGGCTACTGGCGGAACCGCCGGCAGCTCCACCAGCGGGCCGAAGAGCTCATGGAAACGGTCGAATTGAGCCACCGGCTGCACCACAAGCCGCGTGAACTGTCCGGCGGCGAGATGCAGCGGGTCGCGATCGCCCGCTCGCTGATGAGCGAACCCCGCCTGCTGCTGGCCGACGAGCCGACCGGCAACCTCGACCAGAACACGGGCGAGGAGATCCTGCGGCTCTTGGAACGGCTCAACGAGGAGCAGCAGCTAACGCTGGTCCTGGTGACGCACGACCTGCGCATCGCCGACCGGGCGCATCGGGTGGTGTCGCTGGTTGACGGCCGCGTTCAGGGCGGCGGCCTGGCGGCGGCGTAG